A single window of Flavobacterium sp. 140616W15 DNA harbors:
- a CDS encoding TolC family protein, whose translation MFLKKRFSTLRYFSKNLVLILIFQGVTALQAQESNPISLQQAIKIAKENNKNILKSRIEVDISKENIKETKELRLPEIDFNTSYSRVTNLTEFKGGFLKDKEVTHTIPEMYNVGTTIKVPLYAGNKINNAIEIANQESKIALVKSEKTESDIQLEVIATYLGIQKMMELQKIIEENIKEEQSRLKEVQSLKNHGTITKNEVLRAELQLSDRELNALTNSKNIKIALHELKTILQLPEEQEITIDTTTSLNENAKLDNYSFYLNNTLQNEEMRIAHQEIEIKKTELKLAKGNYYPTINFFGDYNFKYPNYMFFPPNPYLYSLGQVGIEATFSLSGLYKNKTKVHIANSKVEWQKTQSEIVKNKVQDELFRNHTQYQEITEKIKVVDKALELATENYRIVKLKYLNQLVLITEMVDADNALLQAKFNKIATRIDAEMKHYELLHTAGLLNN comes from the coding sequence ATGTTCCTTAAAAAAAGGTTTTCGACATTACGTTATTTCTCTAAAAATTTGGTTTTAATCCTTATTTTTCAAGGAGTAACTGCACTACAAGCGCAGGAGAGCAATCCGATTTCATTACAACAAGCAATAAAAATTGCAAAAGAAAACAACAAAAATATTCTTAAATCTCGTATTGAGGTAGATATTTCTAAAGAGAATATAAAAGAAACCAAAGAACTTCGTTTGCCAGAAATAGATTTTAATACTTCTTATTCTCGTGTTACAAACTTAACAGAGTTTAAAGGTGGGTTTTTAAAAGATAAAGAAGTAACGCATACTATTCCTGAAATGTATAATGTGGGTACCACTATTAAAGTGCCTTTGTATGCAGGGAATAAAATAAACAATGCTATAGAAATTGCCAATCAGGAAAGTAAAATAGCTTTGGTAAAAAGCGAAAAAACGGAAAGCGATATTCAGCTAGAAGTAATTGCTACTTATTTGGGGATTCAGAAAATGATGGAGCTTCAAAAAATTATAGAAGAGAATATTAAAGAGGAGCAAAGTCGACTAAAAGAAGTTCAGTCTTTGAAAAACCACGGGACAATTACAAAAAATGAAGTCTTAAGAGCCGAACTTCAGCTTTCGGATCGTGAATTAAATGCTTTGACAAATTCGAAAAACATCAAAATTGCACTTCACGAGTTAAAAACAATTCTTCAGTTGCCAGAAGAGCAAGAAATTACTATTGATACAACTACAAGTTTAAATGAGAATGCCAAGTTGGATAATTATAGTTTCTATTTAAACAATACGCTTCAAAATGAAGAGATGCGAATTGCACATCAAGAAATTGAAATCAAGAAGACGGAACTAAAATTAGCAAAAGGGAATTACTATCCGACAATAAACTTTTTTGGAGATTATAATTTTAAATATCCTAATTATATGTTTTTCCCACCAAATCCATATTTGTATAGTTTAGGGCAGGTAGGAATTGAAGCAACATTCAGTTTGTCGGGATTGTATAAAAATAAGACCAAAGTACATATTGCAAATTCGAAGGTGGAATGGCAGAAAACGCAATCGGAAATTGTAAAGAATAAAGTTCAGGATGAATTATTTAGAAATCATACTCAATATCAGGAAATTACTGAGAAGATTAAAGTTGTCGATAAAGCATTAGAATTAGCGACCGAGAATTATCGCATTGTGAAGTTAAAATACCTGAATCAATTGGTTTTAATAACCGAAATGGTTGATGCAGACAATGCTTTGTTGCAGGCAAAATTTAATAAAATCGCGACCAGAATTGATGCCGAGATGAAACATTATGAATTGCTTCATACAGCAGGATTATTAAATAATTAA
- a CDS encoding AraC family transcriptional regulator, with product MGELFVPTHKHTKAQFLYAEGDVVFVTTETKTYFLPARHFIWIPSGIEHSIHPKSENVMMRNLYFPVEKEEDPFYQNEGIYPVNNLLLQMMLFTNQWNGDLKKGTPNFAIAKAIKAILPQICLTNLPLELPLPKDPRLGKILRYIENNLGETILFAEVAHQFGYSEKSLYRLFQKDLGMSFIQYYTIRRILKAIELLLDRRLSVKEVAEEVGYTSVPTFSNTFFKILGQRPSDYLKGENILRKGKL from the coding sequence ATGGGGGAATTGTTTGTTCCTACCCATAAACACACTAAGGCGCAATTTCTTTATGCAGAAGGGGATGTGGTTTTTGTAACAACAGAAACTAAGACTTATTTCTTACCTGCACGGCATTTTATATGGATTCCTAGTGGAATTGAACATAGTATTCATCCAAAGTCTGAAAATGTGATGATGCGGAACCTCTATTTTCCTGTAGAAAAAGAAGAAGACCCTTTCTATCAAAATGAAGGTATCTATCCCGTTAATAATTTATTGCTTCAAATGATGCTTTTTACCAATCAGTGGAATGGTGATCTTAAAAAAGGAACTCCAAATTTTGCAATTGCAAAAGCTATCAAAGCGATATTGCCTCAGATTTGTTTAACCAATTTGCCTTTAGAGTTACCTTTGCCAAAAGATCCTCGTTTAGGTAAAATTTTGCGGTATATCGAAAACAATCTAGGAGAGACAATTCTATTTGCTGAGGTAGCTCATCAATTTGGGTATAGTGAGAAATCTTTATACCGTTTGTTTCAGAAAGATCTAGGAATGTCTTTTATTCAATATTATACTATTAGAAGAATATTGAAAGCAATTGAATTGTTGCTCGATAGAAGATTATCAGTAAAAGAAGTCGCAGAAGAGGTAGGCTACACAAGTGTGCCTACATTTAGCAATACATTTTTTAAAATTTTGGGACAACGACCTTCAGACTATCTTAAAGGAGAAAACATTTTAAGAAAAGGGAAGTTGTAA
- a CDS encoding DUF58 domain-containing protein: MKIESQIEKISSFQHLEMLANQVVEGFISGMHKSPFHGFSAEFAEHKVYNVGESTKHIDWKLFAKTDRLYAKRFEEETNLRCHLIIDNSASMHYPDLNSGQSFYENKIGFSVLASAVLMNILKKQRDAVGLSVFSDSYEYYAPEKGSDRHHRMLLNKLEELLEKPKTSKKTDTITYLHQIAEKIHRRSMIILFTDMFQSENEELLFNALQHLKHNKHKVVLFHVIDKETEVKFDFDNAPRKFIDLETGEEVAVFADNVKVEYEKEVESYFKRLALTCAQNRIKYVPVAVGENFEKILTTYLVEKQNFG; the protein is encoded by the coding sequence ATGAAGATTGAATCGCAAATAGAGAAGATTTCTAGTTTTCAGCATCTTGAGATGTTGGCTAACCAAGTTGTGGAAGGTTTCATTTCGGGAATGCATAAAAGTCCGTTTCATGGTTTTTCAGCGGAATTTGCAGAGCATAAGGTGTATAATGTTGGCGAAAGTACAAAGCATATCGATTGGAAGCTGTTTGCTAAGACAGATCGATTGTATGCAAAGCGATTTGAAGAAGAAACCAATTTGCGTTGTCATTTAATTATAGATAACTCGGCATCGATGCATTACCCGGATTTAAATTCAGGTCAATCTTTTTATGAAAATAAAATAGGCTTTTCTGTTTTAGCATCCGCAGTTTTGATGAATATCTTAAAGAAACAACGAGATGCAGTAGGCTTGAGTGTGTTTTCGGATAGTTATGAGTATTATGCACCTGAAAAGGGAAGTGATCGCCATCATAGAATGTTGCTTAATAAATTAGAAGAGCTTCTGGAGAAACCTAAGACAAGTAAAAAAACGGATACAATTACCTATTTGCATCAGATAGCAGAGAAAATCCATCGACGTTCGATGATTATTCTTTTTACGGATATGTTTCAGTCAGAAAATGAAGAACTGTTGTTTAATGCACTACAGCATCTTAAGCACAATAAGCATAAAGTGGTCTTGTTTCATGTGATAGATAAGGAAACAGAGGTTAAATTTGATTTTGATAATGCGCCACGTAAATTTATAGATTTGGAAACTGGTGAGGAAGTAGCTGTTTTTGCAGATAATGTGAAAGTGGAATATGAAAAAGAGGTAGAAAGCTATTTCAAAAGATTGGCTTTAACCTGTGCGCAAAACCGAATTAAGTACGTTCCTGTTGCAGTAGGTGAAAATTTTGAAAAAATATTAACTACTTATTTGGTTGAAAAACAAAACTTTGGCTAA
- a CDS encoding M1 family aminopeptidase, with translation MKIIYCLLGFFVLSGSCWSQSVKKNDFLLERGVSEELAIFRKQQIADVSYNLSFVIPDKKAKEIVSNLVVEFKLSDLSRPLYLDFNEKSQNLMTILVNGKNIALVHEKEHIVISEKNLVLGDNKIEIAFIAGDLSLNRNDDFLYTLLVPDRASTLFPCFDQPNIKATYVLTLTVPKDWAVLAGGSVKEKIEGGDVVTYKFGKSDKMSTYLFSFVAGEFKRVSENPSGNRQMTMLYRENNPDKIKASTDTIFNLHRQSLNFLENYTQYLFPFQKLDFASIPVFQYGGMEHVGVIQYRESSLFLDNSATDSEKLNRAKLIAHETAHMWFGDLVTMKWFDDVWMKEVFANFMADKIMNPIFPKVNHGLQLLTAHYPSAYAEDRSAGTHPIKQKLGNLKNAGSLYGSIIYNKAPIMMRQLEVSMGEEAFRKGIQKYIQKYANDNANWENLVEILDAETPLDMKKWSDVWVNKSGRPILTSHIEYDSKNNIKNFEIEQQAEDKSKNLWPQKFDIGLVYPNGVKVIKVSVKDRVTKVENVLGLSKPTTIIYNYNGFGYGVFPVDVNSLDYISAIKDEVARAYSYINLYENMLAGVVVPEKVFESCLEGIKVEQNELVIKILSNQLSTIFWKFLTEKEQNTGQKQLEEVVYQRLQLDLPKNIKKTLFGLFSSIAYSDSGKEKLYRIWNKEDVITNLKLNEDDYTGIAMNLAIFKHQNADEILSKAKLAISNPDKQKRFEFLLPSLSKDDSVRDAFMLSLKEDKNREKETWVSSALANIHHPLRQESAKKHLRFCLDLVTEIQRTGDIFFPKDWLNGTVGRYSLRYAYDVVETFLKENPSFSPILKRKLLQATDDLYRAQKIKK, from the coding sequence ATGAAAATTATTTATTGCCTCCTTGGTTTCTTTGTTTTGTCTGGTTCTTGTTGGTCTCAGTCTGTAAAAAAGAATGATTTTTTATTAGAAAGAGGAGTTTCGGAGGAATTAGCAATTTTTAGAAAACAACAAATTGCTGACGTATCTTATAATTTATCATTTGTGATTCCTGATAAAAAGGCAAAAGAAATTGTTTCAAATCTTGTTGTGGAGTTTAAATTGTCTGATTTAAGTAGACCGTTGTATTTGGATTTTAATGAGAAATCACAAAATTTAATGACAATTCTTGTAAACGGTAAAAATATAGCTCTTGTACATGAGAAGGAGCATATTGTTATTTCTGAAAAGAATTTGGTATTGGGTGATAATAAAATTGAAATTGCTTTTATAGCAGGGGATTTGTCATTGAATAGGAATGATGATTTTCTTTATACATTATTAGTGCCAGACAGAGCTAGTACATTGTTTCCTTGTTTTGATCAACCCAATATTAAGGCAACTTACGTGCTTACTCTTACTGTTCCAAAAGATTGGGCGGTTTTGGCAGGTGGCTCAGTAAAAGAGAAAATCGAAGGTGGAGATGTAGTTACTTATAAGTTTGGAAAGTCGGATAAAATGAGTACCTATTTGTTTTCGTTTGTAGCTGGAGAGTTTAAACGTGTTAGTGAAAATCCGAGTGGCAATAGACAAATGACAATGCTGTATAGGGAGAATAATCCTGATAAGATAAAAGCTAGTACAGATACAATCTTTAATTTGCATCGGCAGTCTTTGAATTTTTTGGAGAACTATACGCAGTACCTGTTTCCGTTTCAAAAATTAGACTTTGCTTCAATTCCTGTGTTTCAATATGGAGGAATGGAACATGTAGGGGTTATACAATATAGAGAATCATCTTTGTTTTTGGATAATAGTGCTACTGATAGTGAAAAGCTAAATCGAGCTAAATTGATTGCTCATGAAACGGCTCATATGTGGTTTGGTGATTTGGTAACTATGAAGTGGTTTGATGATGTTTGGATGAAAGAGGTTTTTGCAAATTTCATGGCAGATAAAATTATGAATCCAATTTTTCCAAAAGTAAATCATGGTTTGCAGCTTTTAACGGCTCATTATCCTAGTGCCTATGCAGAAGATCGATCTGCAGGAACGCATCCGATCAAACAAAAATTGGGAAATCTTAAAAATGCAGGATCGCTTTATGGGAGCATTATTTATAACAAAGCGCCAATCATGATGCGTCAGTTAGAGGTTTCAATGGGTGAGGAGGCGTTTAGAAAAGGTATTCAGAAATATATTCAGAAGTATGCAAATGATAATGCAAACTGGGAGAATTTAGTTGAAATTCTGGATGCAGAAACTCCATTAGATATGAAAAAATGGAGTGATGTATGGGTTAATAAATCAGGAAGACCAATTCTAACTAGTCATATCGAATATGATTCTAAAAACAATATAAAGAATTTTGAAATTGAGCAACAGGCGGAAGATAAATCTAAGAATCTTTGGCCGCAAAAATTTGATATCGGATTAGTGTATCCTAATGGAGTTAAGGTGATTAAGGTTTCGGTGAAGGATAGGGTGACCAAAGTAGAAAATGTTTTAGGCTTGTCTAAGCCGACTACAATTATATACAATTATAATGGTTTTGGATATGGTGTTTTTCCAGTAGATGTAAATAGTTTAGATTATATTTCAGCAATAAAAGATGAGGTAGCGAGAGCATATAGCTATATTAATCTTTATGAGAATATGTTAGCGGGTGTTGTTGTGCCTGAAAAAGTATTCGAATCTTGTCTTGAAGGAATTAAAGTAGAACAAAATGAATTAGTTATTAAGATTTTGTCAAATCAGTTGAGTACTATTTTCTGGAAATTTCTAACAGAAAAAGAGCAAAATACGGGTCAGAAACAACTTGAAGAAGTTGTTTATCAGCGCTTGCAATTGGATTTGCCAAAAAACATCAAAAAGACGCTATTTGGATTGTTTAGTTCTATTGCTTATTCAGATTCAGGAAAAGAAAAATTATACCGAATATGGAATAAAGAAGATGTTATCACTAATTTAAAATTAAATGAAGATGATTATACGGGTATAGCTATGAATTTGGCTATATTTAAACATCAAAACGCAGATGAAATTCTAAGTAAAGCAAAGTTGGCTATTAGTAATCCAGATAAGCAAAAGAGATTTGAGTTTTTACTTCCTTCCCTGTCAAAAGATGATTCTGTTAGGGATGCATTTATGTTGTCTTTAAAGGAGGATAAAAACAGAGAAAAAGAAACTTGGGTTTCGTCGGCTTTAGCAAATATTCACCATCCGTTACGCCAGGAAAGTGCTAAAAAGCATCTTCGTTTTTGTTTGGATTTAGTTACAGAAATTCAGCGTACAGGAGATATATTTTTTCCGAAAGATTGGCTTAATGGTACAGTTGGAAGATATTCGTTAAGGTATGCTTATGATGTAGTAGAAACATTCTTGAAAGAAAATCCTAGCTTTAGCCCAATATTAAAGAGAAAGTTATTGCAAGCTACGGATGATTTGTACCGTGCACAAAAAATAAAAAAATAA
- the trxA gene encoding thioredoxin, giving the protein MALAITDATFEEVVLKSDKPVMVDFWAAWCGPCRMVGPIIDELSNEYAGKVVVGKVDVDANQEFAAKYGVRNIPTVLVFHNGEVVGKQVGVAPKQTYADSLDALL; this is encoded by the coding sequence ATGGCTTTAGCAATAACAGACGCTACTTTTGAAGAAGTAGTTTTGAAATCAGATAAACCAGTTATGGTTGACTTTTGGGCAGCATGGTGTGGACCTTGTAGAATGGTTGGTCCAATCATTGATGAGTTAAGCAATGAATATGCTGGAAAAGTAGTAGTAGGAAAAGTAGATGTAGATGCAAACCAAGAATTTGCTGCAAAATACGGTGTACGTAATATTCCAACTGTTTTGGTTTTTCATAACGGTGAAGTAGTAGGTAAACAAGTAGGAGTTGCTCCGAAACAAACTTACGCAGATAGTTTAGACGCATTATTGTAA
- a CDS encoding outer membrane beta-barrel protein: MKKSLFLLGMMVCSMTMVAQTEKAEKPESWYFKLGGSYFLQTAATEFPTVGGNLPLDRTYVGGKLVSEESVTGSFGEGFRTGITAGYRFNARLGVELGVNYYTSNDKTMAQTTIDLASSATTQIVNFKSVGQITAFDLAPALVLFLGEHKGFEPYTKVGILVPIHGDLEITTDAIKPTSLTTSVAIRSVDKVKPNPTVGFLAALGTSYKLGKNISVFAELEYRNFTVHGKTKETTEFTINGQDALATRTTAQIHTNYRDRLDVNSNNPLFNPNTATTDKTDTTRPNEAMDELSSYVGISGLGLTLGLKYSL, translated from the coding sequence ATGAAAAAGAGTCTTTTTTTATTAGGAATGATGGTTTGTTCTATGACAATGGTAGCTCAAACTGAAAAAGCAGAAAAACCGGAAAGTTGGTATTTTAAATTAGGCGGATCTTATTTCTTGCAAACTGCTGCAACTGAATTTCCAACTGTAGGAGGTAATCTTCCTTTGGATAGAACGTACGTAGGAGGGAAATTAGTTTCGGAAGAAAGTGTTACAGGCTCTTTTGGTGAAGGTTTTAGAACAGGTATTACAGCTGGGTATAGATTTAATGCTCGTTTAGGAGTTGAGCTAGGAGTAAATTATTATACTAGTAATGATAAGACAATGGCGCAAACAACAATTGATTTGGCTAGTTCTGCGACTACTCAAATTGTAAATTTTAAATCAGTAGGTCAAATCACTGCGTTTGATTTAGCGCCTGCTTTGGTGTTGTTTTTAGGAGAACACAAAGGTTTTGAACCGTATACAAAAGTTGGTATTTTGGTGCCGATTCATGGAGATTTAGAGATAACTACAGATGCTATTAAACCAACCAGTTTAACTACTTCGGTAGCAATTCGTAGTGTTGATAAGGTAAAACCAAATCCAACAGTTGGATTTCTTGCAGCTTTAGGGACATCGTATAAATTAGGAAAAAATATTTCTGTTTTTGCAGAATTAGAGTACCGTAACTTTACAGTACACGGAAAAACAAAAGAAACTACGGAGTTTACAATAAATGGTCAAGATGCTTTAGCAACAAGAACTACGGCACAGATTCATACAAATTACAGAGATAGATTAGATGTTAATTCTAATAATCCTTTGTTTAATCCGAACACAGCTACAACAGATAAAACTGACACTACTAGACCTAATGAGGCAATGGACGAGCTAAGTTCTTATGTTGGTATTAGTGGATTGGGCTTAACTTTAGGTCTTAAATATAGCCTATAA